Proteins from one Mesoplodon densirostris isolate mMesDen1 chromosome 1, mMesDen1 primary haplotype, whole genome shotgun sequence genomic window:
- the MAP10 gene encoding LOW QUALITY PROTEIN: microtubule-associated protein 10 (The sequence of the model RefSeq protein was modified relative to this genomic sequence to represent the inferred CDS: deleted 1 base in 1 codon) — translation MAAPLSERLFSLELLVDWVRLEAGLPPPPVVTAAAAAAAAEASPPRSSRGLCPAVAFRLLDFPTLLVYPPGGPAAPAPELRPGLVSFGRGKSCLFRLQPASLHRLLLRSPLYTLLLQLPPGRPTPAPQLLGACSISLAAVAHRVLGPAASGCSQGHRGSFPLQNQDGERIGHIALGYRLTDLGSSLLGHLERPVASTGGRVEGVEVSPQTLQENQQLRQPDSEPSPRDGDKPLVDVKISTAGKDLKEGVFHSKANSDYTASVENGKTNSVICSKGSSERSVSPQNREVTELDIETNIICPPPLYYTHVTQEKTPPKQGEITIEPHMNALEELDGTFPEEKLVNPPTHTNPPEHRNFATHERPPVLIHPAHIQDVGASNQTTYHPQTEQNRINTVRKLPLLSALLVELSLLYNQPMASPTHIHPHLAWLYRTEDKNLPESSANSTCKSESKDKLSLGENEKSVSLQYKKNQTENLKKGKYFEKKGGVPPKRVPRGKLLYGLTNTLKLRLKQTNPDMLVVHEKREQYRKTQAQMLGAKLRILSSKVKTLSFAEQHQKPHQLPKDKFLNSDASFAKNSNTSKQISVVFDDPSTTKETKLKCATEKTVDDLLEEIVSPANSIVSERFIHTNILGGRVEVKVQSPGDFQRVAVVDRIVVDKEIDDKQARITSNDILTADMNENNASTSSCSESISELKYSDDFTSSCCSEDTSRILQARDSSPGTENPKHSQQTSKSSETRLSIRKNSSEKSSILSPPFSAGSPVLSYKRFHISKDQDKSLEEVSNISTSDFSLSHWTEEKENQRDQNSMPNSKVLKRNQDIPAKLKTRISCKSSEKSQSPRTSQVSSYLPSNLSELNNVLDSSTLDHFEEDNDDLGSLNISKQCKDICKLVINKLPGYTV, via the exons ATGGCGGCTCCGCTGTCCGAGCGGCTCTTCTCGCTGGAGCTGCTTGTAGACTGGGTGCGTCTTGAAGccgggctgccgccgccgcccgtgGTcacggcggcggcagcggcggcggcggcggaggcgtCGCCGCCGCGGTCGTCGCGCGGCCTGTGCCCCGCCGTGGCCTTCCGCCTGCTGGACTTCCCCACGCTGCTGGTTTACCCTCCCGGcggccccgccgcccccgccccggaaCTTCGGCCCGGCCTGGTCAGCTTCGGTCGCGGCAAGTCCTGTCTTTTCCGCCTGCAGCCCGCCAGCCTGCACCGCTTGCTCCTTCGGAGCCCGCTTTACACCTTGCTGCTGCAGCTGCCCCCCGGGCGCCCGACCCCTGCCCCGCAGCTCCTGGGGGCCTGCAGCATCTCTCTGGCCGCCGTGGCCCACAGGGTCCTGGGGCCCGCCGCCTCCGGCTGCTCCCAGGGTCATCGGGGAAGTTTCCCTCTGCAAAACCAAGACGGGGAGCGGATTGGGCACATTGCCCTGGGCTACCGCCTGACTGACCTGGGAAGCAGCTTGCTGGGCCATCTGGAGAGGCCAGTCGCTTCCACAGGAGGTAGAGTGGAGGGTGTGGAGGTCAGTCCCCAAACCTTGCAGGAAAACCAGCAGCTGCGGCAGCCGGACTCAGAGCCAAGCCCAAGAGATGGTGATAAGCCTCTGGTGGATGTAAAAATCTCAACGGCAGGGAAGGATTTGAAGGAGGGAGTCTTCCACAGCAAGGCCAACTCTGATTACACGGCTTCCGTGGAGAATGGCAAAACCAACTCCGTTATTTGTTCAAAGGGTAGCAGTGAGAGGAGTGTTAGCCCCCAAAATCGGGAAGTCACAGAGTTAGACATTGAAACCAACATAATTTGTCCTCCTCCTCTGTATTACACTCATGTGACCCAAGAAAAGACACCTCCTAAACAGGGTGAAATCACTATTGAGCCTCACATGAATGCACTTGAGGAATTGGATGGTACTTTTCCAGAAGAAAAACTTGTAAATCCCCCAACACATACTAATCCTCCAGAACATAGAAATTTTGCAACACATGAGAGGCCTCCAGTGCTTATACATCCTGCACATATTCAGGATGTAGGAGCAAGTAACCAGACTACTTACCATCCTCAAACTGAACAAAATAGGATCAATACTGTAAGGAAGCTGCCTTTGTTAAGTGCTTTGTTGGTTGAGTTGTCCTTGTTATACAACCAACCCATGGCAAGCCCTACTCATATACATCCTCATTTAGCCTGGTTATATAGAACCGAGGACAAGAACTTACCAGAATCTTCTGCCAACTCCACATGTAAATCTGAATCTAAGGATAAGCTTTCTTTGggagaaaatgaaaagtcagtGAGTCTTCAGTATAAAAAGAACCAAACTGAAAATCTTaagaaaggtaaatattttgaaaagaaaggtGGTGTCCCCCCCAAAAGAGTTCCAAGGGGGAAGCTACTTTATGGCTTAACAAACACACTTAAGCTACGTTTAAAGCAAACAAATCCTGATATGTTGGTAGTACACGAAAAGAGAGAACAGTATAGAAAAACGCAAGCACAAATGTTAGGTGCAAAACTCAGAATTCTGTCATCCAAAGTTAAGACACTAAGTTTTGCAGAACAACATCAGAAGCCACATCAACTGCCTAAAGATAAGTTTTTAAACTCAGATGCATCTTTTGCTAAAAATAGCAATACCTCAAAGCAAATTAGTGTAGTTTTTGATGACCCCAGCACAACTAAAGAAACTAAACTGAAATGTGCAACTGAAAAGACAGTTGATGATTTACTGGAAGAAATTGTGAGTCCTGCAAATTCCATTGTCTCAGAAAGGTTTATTCATACAAATATTTTGGGTGGAAGAGTGGAAGTGAAAGTCCAAAGTCCAGGTGATTTCCAGCGGGTCGCAGTAGTTGACAGAATTGTAGTAGATAAAGAAATAGATGATAAACAGGCCAGAATCACTTCTAACGACATTCTTACTGCTGATATGAATGAAAACAATGCAAGTACAAGTAGTTGCTCTGAAAGCATCTCAGAACTAAAGTATTCAGATGACTTCACCAGTTCTTGCTGTTCTGAAGACACCAGCAGAATTTTACAAGCTCGTGACAGCAGTCCGGGGACAGAAAATCCAAAACATAGTCAACAGACAAGTAAGTCCAGTGAAACAAGGTTGTCCATAAGGAAAAATAGCAGTGAAAAGAGTTCTATTCTTAGCCCACCTTTTTCAGCTGGATCCCCAGTACTCTCATATAAAAGATTTCATATTTCAAAGGATCAAGATAAAAGTTTGGAGGAAGTGTCTAATATCTCTACCAGTGATTTCTCTTTGTCACACTggactgaggaaaaagaaaaccagagagaCCAAAATAGTATGCCTAATTCTAAAGTTCTAAAGAGGAATCAAGACATCCCTGCTAAACTTAAAACAAGAATAAGTTGCAAGTCCTCAGAAAAAAGCCAGTCACCTCGGACATCTCAAGTGAGTTCTTATCTGCCTTCTAATTTGTCAGAACTA AACAATGTCCTGGATAGCAGTACATTAGATCACTTTGAAGAAGACAATGATGACCTTGGTTCACTAAACATTTCCAAGCAATgcaaagatatttgcaaattagTAATAAATAAACTTCCAGGATATACAGTGTAA